A window of Lepidochelys kempii isolate rLepKem1 chromosome 1, rLepKem1.hap2, whole genome shotgun sequence contains these coding sequences:
- the LOC140913197 gene encoding olfactory receptor 52E4-like — translation MQATLFCLKVGDLLSYSMSHSNTTDFSSPSTFILLGIPGLEAAHVWISIPFCVMYTVTLLGNFTILFIVKTEPRLHEPMFYFLCMLAVTDLVLSTSIVPKMLSIFWFNSREIDFSLCLTQLYFIHCCIAMESGIVVAMALDRYVAICDPLRHSTTLTNHSVAKISLAVVLRGSILALPFPFLARQWPYCRTNIISHTYCEHIAVVNLACADIRISSYYGLSVAFLVIGLDVSFITVSYIQILRAIFSLPTKDARIKTFGTCGSHLCVILAFYIPGLFSFLTHRFGHNVPPHFHILMANIYILLPSMLNPIIYGVRTKQVRDRLLWHITHIE, via the coding sequence ATGCAGGCGACACTGTTCTGCCTCAAAGTTGGAGACCTTCTCTCCTACTCCATGTCACATTCCAACACAACCGACTTCTCcagcccctccaccttcatcctgctgggcattcctggcctggaggcagcccatgtctggatctccatcccttTCTGTGTCATGTACACCGTCACCCTCTTGGGGAACTTCACCATCCTGTTTATCGTGAAGACAGAGCCGAGGCTCCATGAGCCCATGttctatttcctctgcatgctggccgTCACCGACCTGGTCCTGTCTACATCCATCGtgcccaaaatgctgagcatcttctggttcaattccagggagatcgATTTTAGTTTGTGCCTCACCCAGCTCTACTTCATTCACTGCTGTATAGCGATGGAGTCTGGAATTGTCGTGGCCATGGCTTTGGATCGTTATGTGGCCATCTGTGATCCACTGAGACATTCCACCACTCTGACCAACCACTCTGTGGCTAAGATCAGCCTGGCCGTGGTGCTGCGTggcagcattcttgccctgcccttTCCTTTCCTGGCGAGGCAGTGGCCATATTGTAGAACCAACATCATCTCCCACACTTACTGTGAGCACATAGCTGTGGTGAACCTGGCCTGCGCTGACATCCGCATCAGTAGTTACTACGGCCTCTCTGTGGCATTCTTGGTGATTGGTCTGGATGTGTCTTTTATCACTGTGTCCTATAtccagatcctcagggccatcttcagcctccccacaaaggaCGCCCGGATCAAGACTTTTGGGACCTGTGGCTCCCACCTCTGTGTCATTTTAGCGTTTTATATCCCAGGTCTTTTCTCCTTCCTCACACACAGGTTTGGCCATAATGTGCCCCCGCATTTCCACATTCTCATGGCCAACATATATATTCTACTGCCCTCTATGCTAAACCCCATCATCTACGGGGTGAGGACCAAACAGGTCCGGGACAGGCTGCTCTGGCACATTACTCATATTGAATAA